One genomic region from uncultured Cohaesibacter sp. encodes:
- a CDS encoding GntR family transcriptional regulator, whose protein sequence is MVELDCFIEHVRQVADLEAPSATPLYLRLQRGIEKAIEAGLVAVNDALPAERELALALGISRVTVRNAVRVLVDKSILVQRHGAGTFVASRLALRPRQIAGFTEDMQIKGHPTAALWLERSSGPPTPEECEALQIMPDSPVSRLFRLRMVDEKPVCLEHTVLPHSVLPDPTAIETSLYSWLEDHHQRPTRCVQTLSARLLDVSNAHLLGVPTGSACLYVERRSFIRQRNEHAEAGARSGARVEAEVRSGAGTGSHSAHDGADKPTRRISLIRQEDHPIEFVRAYFRGDLYEFVSESKI, encoded by the coding sequence ATGGTTGAGCTTGACTGCTTCATCGAGCATGTCAGGCAGGTAGCTGATCTTGAGGCCCCGAGCGCCACACCGCTTTATCTCAGACTCCAACGCGGTATCGAGAAGGCGATTGAAGCTGGTCTTGTTGCTGTCAATGATGCCTTGCCTGCCGAGCGTGAGCTTGCCCTTGCTCTGGGCATTTCCCGCGTTACGGTGCGTAATGCAGTTCGGGTACTCGTGGACAAAAGCATTCTGGTGCAGCGCCATGGTGCGGGCACCTTTGTTGCCTCGCGCCTTGCCCTGCGCCCAAGGCAGATAGCAGGCTTTACCGAAGACATGCAAATAAAGGGGCATCCTACGGCAGCTCTGTGGCTGGAACGCTCAAGCGGGCCGCCCACTCCGGAAGAGTGTGAAGCGTTGCAAATCATGCCCGATAGCCCTGTCAGCAGGCTGTTTCGATTGCGCATGGTGGATGAAAAGCCAGTATGTCTTGAGCATACGGTTCTCCCTCATAGCGTCTTGCCAGACCCGACCGCCATCGAGACATCGCTTTATTCATGGCTGGAAGATCACCACCAGCGCCCGACCCGTTGCGTACAGACCCTGTCAGCACGGTTGCTGGATGTGAGCAACGCCCATCTATTGGGTGTACCGACCGGCTCTGCCTGCCTCTATGTAGAGCGGCGGTCCTTCATCCGGCAACGCAACGAGCACGCAGAGGCCGGGGCAAGATCGGGAGCCAGGGTCGAGGCCGAGGTAAGATCCGGGGCTGGTACGGGCTCTCATTCTGCTCATGATGGAGCAGACAAGCCAACCCGAAGAATCAGCCTGATCAGGCAAGAGGATCATCCAATCGAATTTGTGCGCGCCTATTTCCGTGGAGACCTCTATGAATTCGTCTCTGAATCCAAAATTTAA
- a CDS encoding BadF/BadG/BcrA/BcrD ATPase family protein: protein MASSETMYMGIDGGGSNCRGRLRSGDGSLLGEAISGPARTSQGIMAAQEQVACVARETLKDAGFGAEVLGNTHVGIGLAELHISADKEAFCNWEHPFASLRVSSDAHIACLGGHGGARDGGILILGTGSCGYGLVKDHPVNVGGWGFDLSDMASAAQVGVLALRYAIAALDGIYEVSTMTDHIMAMFGDSQEEMALWASRATPPDFAGYGHLVVRFAEKEDPVALKLMSDCGTQASAMLRALAWRGINQIALMGSYAEAVEPWLEAETTSLIVPRLYDARDGAILMAGGSLPPLQPNHEQDMGYKERYGHG from the coding sequence ATGGCAAGTTCAGAGACCATGTATATGGGGATAGACGGGGGCGGCTCCAATTGCCGCGGACGTCTAAGAAGCGGGGATGGTTCCCTTCTTGGAGAAGCAATCAGTGGCCCGGCGCGAACCAGTCAAGGCATCATGGCGGCGCAGGAACAGGTTGCGTGCGTGGCGCGAGAGACGCTAAAGGATGCCGGCTTCGGCGCAGAAGTCCTGGGCAATACCCATGTGGGGATAGGTCTTGCGGAGCTTCACATCAGTGCAGACAAGGAAGCCTTTTGCAACTGGGAACATCCCTTTGCTTCCTTGCGGGTCTCCAGCGATGCTCACATCGCCTGTCTTGGAGGACATGGGGGCGCACGCGATGGCGGTATTCTGATTCTTGGTACGGGCAGTTGTGGCTATGGTCTGGTCAAGGATCATCCGGTGAATGTCGGCGGCTGGGGCTTTGACCTTTCAGACATGGCAAGCGCGGCGCAAGTGGGCGTGTTGGCCTTGCGCTATGCAATTGCAGCGCTGGATGGCATTTATGAAGTCAGCACAATGACAGACCATATCATGGCGATGTTTGGTGACAGTCAGGAAGAAATGGCCCTGTGGGCTAGCAGGGCCACACCACCGGACTTTGCCGGTTATGGTCATCTTGTGGTTCGGTTCGCCGAAAAAGAAGATCCGGTGGCCCTCAAACTCATGTCTGACTGTGGCACACAGGCCAGTGCCATGTTGCGAGCGCTGGCTTGGCGCGGCATCAACCAGATTGCCCTGATGGGCAGCTACGCCGAGGCCGTGGAACCATGGCTGGAAGCGGAAACAACCTCCCTGATTGTTCCGCGGCTGTATGATGCCCGTGATGGCGCCATTCTCATGGCTGGCGGCTCCCTGCCTCCTTTGCAGCCAAACCATGAGCAGGATATGGGATACAAAGAACGATACGGTCATGGTTGA
- the guaD gene encoding guanine deaminase: protein MAETILRGRLLTFLREPQTPEDDSAHLYIEDGALLIEDGLIKARGVFGEVQAKASAEAIIKDHRPHLLVPGFIDTHLHFPQVQVIASWGAQLLDWLENYTFPAEARYADPDHCAAMATRFFDEIIANGTTTTVAYCSSHKSSADAYFAEAERRNMRVIGGKVLMDRNAPEGVRDTPQSGYDDSKALIATWHGKGRAHYAITPRFAITSTPAQMESAQALAAEHPDCYIQTHLDENHAEIEQTMALYPDAPDYLGIYEQYGLLRSNALLGHCIHMQPREIDVLIDTKARPVFCPTSNLFLGSGLFDYEGLRARGATCAIATDIGGGTSYSMLRTLHEGYKALSTRDDTKMHPLRAFYWATLGNALALGLEDRIGTLDVGSEADIVVLDSAATSAMALRMETCQSLSEELFILQIMSDDRSVAETYVAGVPMKRH from the coding sequence ATGGCTGAAACGATCCTGCGCGGAAGACTGCTAACTTTTTTGCGAGAGCCTCAGACGCCCGAGGATGACAGCGCACATCTCTATATCGAAGATGGTGCCCTGTTGATCGAGGATGGACTGATCAAAGCCAGAGGGGTTTTTGGCGAAGTGCAGGCCAAGGCGAGCGCGGAAGCGATCATCAAGGATCATCGCCCTCATTTGCTCGTGCCGGGTTTTATCGACACCCATTTGCATTTTCCGCAGGTGCAGGTGATAGCCAGCTGGGGCGCACAGCTTCTGGACTGGCTGGAGAACTATACCTTTCCGGCCGAAGCCCGCTATGCCGATCCTGATCACTGTGCCGCCATGGCCACGCGCTTTTTTGATGAGATCATCGCCAATGGCACTACCACCACAGTGGCCTACTGTTCATCGCACAAAAGCTCGGCAGACGCCTATTTCGCCGAGGCTGAGCGACGCAACATGCGTGTGATTGGCGGCAAGGTTCTGATGGACCGCAATGCGCCCGAAGGGGTGCGGGATACACCGCAATCCGGATATGACGATTCCAAGGCTCTGATCGCCACTTGGCATGGCAAGGGCAGGGCGCATTATGCCATCACGCCGCGTTTTGCCATCACCTCGACACCGGCGCAAATGGAAAGCGCCCAAGCTCTGGCTGCAGAGCATCCCGATTGTTACATCCAGACCCATCTGGATGAGAACCATGCCGAAATCGAACAGACCATGGCGCTTTATCCCGATGCGCCCGACTATCTGGGGATTTATGAGCAGTATGGCCTGCTGCGCTCCAACGCGCTGCTTGGCCATTGCATCCATATGCAGCCTCGCGAAATTGATGTGCTGATTGATACCAAGGCGCGCCCCGTCTTCTGCCCGACCTCGAACCTTTTCCTTGGTTCGGGTCTGTTCGACTATGAAGGCTTGCGGGCTCGTGGCGCCACATGTGCCATCGCGACCGATATCGGTGGCGGTACGTCCTATTCCATGCTGCGCACCCTGCATGAAGGCTATAAGGCACTCTCCACGCGCGACGACACCAAAATGCATCCCTTGCGTGCCTTCTATTGGGCGACATTAGGCAACGCCCTTGCGCTTGGTCTGGAAGATAGGATCGGCACCCTGGATGTTGGCTCGGAGGCAGATATCGTCGTGCTCGATAGCGCAGCCACCTCCGCCATGGCTCTGCGCATGGAGACCTGTCAGTCTCTGTCAGAAGAACTGTTCATTCTACAGATCATGTCTGATGACCGCTCTGTGGCCGAAACCTATGTGGCAGGGGTGCCGATGAAGCGGCACTGA
- a CDS encoding FAD-dependent oxidoreductase: protein MSKAEHVVVVGAGQAGATLVQRLRELGYDGALTLIGAEPYLPYQRPPLSKAYLLGDMDLDGLTLRPQSFYDEQQIALKLGAAVTAIDPASQTISLAEESIAYDHLVLATGGDAACLPAAQGGELAGLYPIRGIDDINKLEPQIVAGRKVLIVGGGYIGLEAAAVCSKRGLDVTLVVASERILRRVAAPETSDYFRQLHQSHGVRIIEGAQSVTLIGDKEDGTAGHVCCARLGNGEELEADFAICGIGLKPSVELAEMAGLALENGIRTDDFSCTSDPHIWAAGDCTSFPYRGGRIRLESVGNAIDQAKAVAGNIVASLKGEAMKPYIAKPWFWSDQYDVKFQIAGLNSGYDRVIIRDSGEGAASHWYYKGEELLAVDAMNDGRAYMVGKRLIEAGKTADPAVVTNTAIDLKVLMKRG from the coding sequence ATGAGCAAAGCCGAACATGTTGTCGTTGTGGGGGCCGGACAGGCAGGTGCTACGCTGGTACAAAGGCTGCGAGAACTGGGCTATGACGGCGCCTTGACCCTGATTGGGGCCGAACCCTATCTGCCCTATCAACGCCCACCGCTCTCCAAGGCCTATCTGCTGGGCGACATGGATCTGGATGGCCTGACCCTACGCCCGCAGAGCTTTTATGACGAGCAGCAGATTGCTCTGAAACTCGGCGCGGCAGTCACCGCCATAGATCCCGCCAGCCAGACGATAAGTCTGGCAGAGGAAAGCATTGCTTATGACCATCTGGTGCTGGCTACCGGAGGAGACGCAGCATGCCTGCCTGCAGCGCAAGGAGGCGAACTGGCCGGGCTCTACCCCATCCGCGGGATTGATGACATCAACAAACTGGAGCCGCAAATCGTGGCAGGCCGCAAGGTGTTGATTGTTGGCGGAGGCTATATCGGACTTGAGGCTGCGGCTGTCTGTTCCAAGCGCGGCCTTGATGTCACCCTCGTGGTGGCATCCGAGCGCATCCTGCGACGGGTCGCGGCACCTGAAACATCTGACTATTTCCGCCAGCTGCATCAGAGCCACGGCGTCCGCATCATCGAAGGGGCACAGTCGGTTACGCTTATCGGGGATAAAGAAGACGGAACAGCCGGGCATGTCTGCTGCGCGCGGTTGGGCAATGGCGAAGAGCTGGAGGCCGACTTTGCGATTTGCGGCATCGGGCTGAAGCCGTCTGTCGAGCTGGCAGAAATGGCTGGGTTGGCGCTGGAAAATGGCATCCGGACGGATGATTTCTCATGCACCTCCGACCCGCATATCTGGGCTGCAGGCGATTGCACAAGCTTTCCCTATCGCGGCGGGCGCATCCGGCTGGAAAGCGTGGGCAACGCCATTGATCAGGCCAAGGCAGTCGCGGGCAACATCGTCGCCAGCCTCAAGGGCGAGGCAATGAAGCCCTATATTGCCAAGCCGTGGTTCTGGTCAGATCAGTATGATGTCAAATTCCAGATTGCGGGCCTCAACAGCGGCTATGATCGCGTAATCATCCGCGATAGCGGTGAAGGCGCAGCGTCTCACTGGTATTACAAGGGCGAGGAATTGCTGGCTGTTGACGCCATGAATGATGGCCGTGCCTATATGGTCGGCAAGCGACTCATCGAAGCGGGCAAGACGGCTGACCCTGCCGTTGTCACCAACACCGCCATTGACCTCAAGGTGCTGATGAAGCGGGGCTGA
- the purU gene encoding formyltetrahydrofolate deformylase, whose amino-acid sequence MSMILKMTCPDQPGVVADLSARLLSFGCNILESNQFFQPAADSNREDGLGSFFMRVVLATPEGLDLATLQDSIDEFATKFEANISFQPADKQVSTILMVSKFDHCLQDILYRVQKGTLPLDIKAVVSNHADARNTVERLGIPFYLWPVTKDNKKEQEAKMDELIERTDAELVVLARYMQILSDDLSSKHSGKIINIHHSFLPAFKGAKPYHRAWERGVKLIGATAHYVTPDLDEGPIIEQDTERVNHAYNPDELVSRGRDIEARVLSRALRMHAEGRVFIDGHRTVVFSK is encoded by the coding sequence ATGAGCATGATTTTGAAAATGACATGCCCCGATCAGCCCGGTGTTGTGGCTGACCTGAGCGCGCGTCTCCTCTCCTTCGGATGCAACATTCTGGAGAGCAACCAGTTCTTCCAGCCCGCAGCGGATTCCAATCGGGAAGACGGTCTTGGTTCTTTCTTCATGCGCGTTGTTCTGGCGACCCCGGAAGGGTTGGATCTTGCCACTTTGCAAGACTCGATTGACGAGTTCGCAACCAAATTTGAAGCCAATATCTCGTTCCAACCTGCCGACAAGCAGGTTTCGACCATCCTCATGGTCTCCAAATTTGATCATTGCCTACAGGATATTCTCTATCGTGTGCAGAAGGGTACCTTGCCGCTGGATATCAAGGCCGTGGTGTCCAACCACGCCGATGCCCGCAACACGGTGGAACGCCTTGGCATCCCCTTCTATCTCTGGCCTGTGACCAAGGATAACAAGAAAGAACAGGAAGCCAAGATGGACGAGCTGATCGAGCGAACCGACGCAGAGCTTGTCGTTCTTGCCCGCTATATGCAGATTCTGTCCGATGACTTGTCCAGCAAGCATTCCGGCAAGATCATCAACATCCACCACTCCTTCCTGCCAGCCTTCAAGGGGGCCAAGCCTTACCATCGCGCATGGGAACGCGGCGTGAAACTGATTGGTGCCACGGCCCACTATGTAACGCCGGATCTGGATGAAGGCCCGATTATCGAGCAGGATACCGAACGGGTGAACCACGCCTATAACCCGGACGAACTGGTCAGCCGTGGGCGCGATATCGAGGCACGTGTCCTTTCGCGTGCATTGCGCATGCATGCAGAAGGCCGTGTCTTTATCGATGGACATCGCACGGTGGTCTTCAGCAAATAG
- a CDS encoding TetR/AcrR family transcriptional regulator yields MEHSTYQKLVVAAADLLRQKGYAATGISDLLQAAGVTRGSLYHHFPGGKSDLAVAAARYSAELLLNMIEAACRKSHSEGGDYHDAMVEYCKKVYASFEENENWRFMTVSATLQEGGERNEIFSKEARKHYARIRMKAIEEGGKFGLSAEESYLPLRKAMLMLEGSWLLSRVLGDSMPMRSAVKFIEEEKLFHELRQQAQQQVSHDETLLGF; encoded by the coding sequence ATGGAACATTCCACATATCAGAAACTCGTTGTCGCAGCCGCCGATTTGTTGCGTCAAAAGGGCTACGCAGCTACTGGTATTTCCGACCTCCTGCAGGCAGCGGGTGTGACGCGCGGATCGCTGTATCATCACTTCCCCGGCGGCAAAAGCGATCTTGCTGTTGCCGCTGCCCGCTACTCCGCAGAATTGCTACTCAACATGATCGAAGCTGCTTGTCGCAAGTCGCATTCTGAAGGGGGCGATTATCACGATGCGATGGTTGAGTATTGCAAAAAGGTTTACGCGTCTTTCGAGGAAAACGAAAACTGGCGCTTCATGACGGTGTCTGCAACCTTGCAGGAAGGGGGAGAGCGCAACGAAATTTTCAGCAAGGAAGCACGCAAGCATTATGCAAGAATCAGAATGAAAGCCATTGAAGAAGGAGGGAAATTCGGTCTGTCCGCAGAGGAATCCTATCTGCCATTGCGCAAGGCGATGTTGATGCTGGAAGGAAGCTGGCTGCTCTCCCGCGTCTTGGGTGATTCAATGCCGATGCGATCGGCGGTGAAGTTCATCGAAGAGGAAAAACTGTTTCATGAACTGCGTCAGCAGGCACAACAGCAAGTATCCCACGATGAAACTCTCTTGGGGTTTTGA
- the pbpC gene encoding penicillin-binding protein 1C: protein MLKLRNRQKAMPKMLFGMVAGLGFLILVGLGSVGGFMVFDRINPPPLDKLTDLSVEVVDRDGALLRAYTNKAGQWRLGADLDGVDAEFIDTLLTYEDKRFWDHAGVDLRAILRASWQLLSNGRIISGASTISMQLARLLEPREKRSFKAKFWQMLRALQLEERMSKREILTAYLTLAPYGGNLEGIRAASLAYFAKEPKELSLAQAALLVALPQSPEARRPDISPKRALAARNTVLERMAIAGLMPESEVTRASAQPLEAVRHTMPQLAAHVADRLHSQSSLQRKHQTTLDRDLQEKMEQVLLDAAGKLAPDLSAALILADGKSGAILAEVGSADYLSAARSGWIDMTRKQRSPGSALKPFIYGLAFEEGLIRAQTQITDSPVDFGGYRPKNFDMGYQGDVSIHDALLLSLNVPAVALLDAVGPARLMERLKRGDVSVKLPEGSDVGLAIGLGGLGITLKDLTQLYTSFVNDGRIKRLHEQPLTPSAGATIRMPVLDREASWHVSHILKDATPPRGTGKLSIAYKTGTSYGYRDAWSVGFDGRYVIGVWVGKPDNSAVPGITGRSAAAPILYEAFARSGLTLTPFPKAPFGAQEQAFADLPPTLKHFRISNLWTAPSQVPEASPQISYPPDGARIELTPTAQGKQMPLVVKLQNGRPPFRWLGNGRVFAANGRKRRISWMPDGQGQSTLTVIDAAGRADSVSVFLKVPSEAP from the coding sequence TTGTTGAAGCTGCGTAACAGACAGAAAGCCATGCCGAAGATGCTCTTTGGCATGGTCGCTGGTTTGGGGTTTCTCATCCTTGTAGGTCTGGGAAGCGTCGGCGGATTCATGGTCTTTGATCGGATCAATCCGCCACCGCTCGACAAACTCACCGATCTCTCCGTTGAAGTGGTCGACCGGGATGGAGCCTTGTTGCGCGCCTATACCAACAAGGCCGGTCAATGGCGCCTTGGCGCGGATCTTGATGGCGTCGATGCCGAATTCATTGACACTCTGCTGACTTATGAAGACAAGCGCTTCTGGGACCACGCAGGCGTAGACCTGCGCGCCATCCTGCGGGCCAGCTGGCAGTTGCTCTCAAATGGCCGGATCATTTCGGGCGCATCCACCATATCCATGCAGCTTGCCCGCCTTCTCGAACCACGCGAAAAACGGAGCTTCAAAGCCAAATTCTGGCAGATGTTGCGCGCTCTGCAACTCGAAGAACGCATGAGCAAGCGGGAGATTCTGACCGCCTATCTCACGCTCGCCCCCTATGGCGGCAACCTTGAGGGCATCCGCGCGGCATCGCTTGCCTATTTCGCCAAGGAGCCCAAAGAGCTGAGCTTGGCGCAGGCTGCGCTGCTGGTGGCCCTGCCCCAATCGCCAGAGGCCCGCAGGCCGGATATTTCGCCCAAACGCGCCCTTGCTGCACGCAACACCGTACTTGAGCGCATGGCCATCGCCGGTCTCATGCCAGAAAGCGAAGTGACCCGTGCTTCGGCGCAACCGCTGGAGGCTGTGCGTCATACCATGCCGCAATTGGCCGCCCATGTGGCAGATCGCCTTCACAGTCAGTCGTCATTGCAGCGGAAGCATCAAACAACGCTGGATCGCGATCTTCAGGAAAAGATGGAGCAAGTGCTTCTGGATGCCGCCGGCAAGCTGGCGCCAGATCTCTCCGCCGCCCTCATTCTGGCAGATGGCAAAAGCGGGGCCATTTTGGCTGAAGTGGGCTCAGCAGACTATCTCAGCGCTGCGCGCTCAGGCTGGATTGATATGACTCGCAAACAGCGCTCGCCGGGCTCAGCTCTCAAGCCCTTTATCTACGGCCTTGCCTTCGAAGAAGGGCTGATCCGCGCCCAGACCCAGATTACAGACAGCCCCGTGGATTTTGGCGGCTACAGGCCCAAAAATTTCGATATGGGCTATCAAGGCGATGTGAGCATCCATGATGCGTTGCTGCTCTCGCTCAACGTGCCCGCAGTGGCGCTGCTTGATGCGGTTGGGCCAGCTCGCCTGATGGAACGATTGAAGCGTGGCGATGTATCGGTCAAACTACCCGAGGGCAGCGATGTGGGGTTGGCGATCGGCCTTGGCGGGCTGGGTATTACCTTGAAGGATCTCACCCAGCTCTATACGAGCTTTGTCAATGATGGTCGGATCAAGCGGCTGCATGAACAGCCCCTGACACCTTCAGCAGGTGCTACCATCCGCATGCCGGTGCTGGACCGCGAAGCCAGTTGGCATGTTAGCCATATTCTCAAGGATGCCACCCCGCCACGGGGCACAGGCAAACTTTCCATCGCCTACAAGACCGGTACGTCCTATGGCTATCGCGATGCCTGGTCTGTTGGCTTTGACGGCCGCTATGTCATTGGTGTCTGGGTTGGTAAACCGGACAACAGCGCCGTGCCGGGCATCACGGGGCGCAGTGCCGCCGCGCCCATCCTTTATGAAGCCTTTGCCCGCTCCGGCCTGACGCTTACCCCCTTCCCCAAGGCGCCATTCGGTGCGCAAGAGCAAGCCTTTGCCGACCTGCCACCAACGCTCAAGCATTTCAGAATATCCAACCTCTGGACCGCGCCTTCCCAAGTGCCCGAGGCTTCGCCCCAGATCAGCTATCCACCTGATGGAGCCAGAATAGAACTCACCCCGACCGCACAGGGAAAACAAATGCCTCTGGTTGTCAAATTGCAAAATGGTAGGCCACCCTTCCGCTGGCTGGGCAACGGGCGTGTCTTTGCGGCAAACGGTCGCAAGCGGCGCATCAGCTGGATGCCTGATGGTCAGGGCCAATCAACGCTTACAGTTATCGATGCAGCCGGTCGGGCCGACAGTGTCAGCGTCTTCCTGAAAGTGCCAAGTGAGGCCCCCTGA